TTCATCCAACCCCTCGCATTTCTATCGCCCATGCTTTGCCTTTGGGAACCACCAGCAGTGGTGAAATTGTAGATTTTGAGCTAACACAGCCAGTTGACTTGGAGAGTTTTCGCCAAAAATTAGCTGATGCTCTGCCATTAGATATTCCCATATATCAGATTCAAGAGCTAGATTTAAAAGCAAGTTCTGCAAACCAAGCTCTGGAAGCTAGTGAGTATCTCATAACTGTGGGTTGCCTTATTTCGGCCACACCTGTAGAATGGCAAGATTGGGTAGAAACCATCAAAGCCAAAAATGAGTTTTGGTGGGAACACACAACCAAGTCAGGCAAAATTCAGTTGGTAAATCTGCGCGATCGCTTATTTGAGTTAGAATTAGTAGAGTTGCCAAAACACCGAGATCATCAGGAAGAACCTGCAGTTATCCTGCGATATGTAGGTAGCTGTCGGCATGATGGGGTGCTGTTGCGTCCCGAACAAGTCCTGTTTATGCTAGAACAAGTAGCAGATACAGAATTCAATCTGCTGCAAATTCACCGGAATCGGCTGATTTTGGCAGTTTAGTTTTTCGGGGCAATTTGCTAGTAATTGCCCTGTAGTAGCACCTTAGGATAATTGATTTTTAACAAGGTTGCGTTAGAATGGAATCAAGAGAAATTTTCTGGCGCTGCATTGAGTGGACTGATTCACTACCCTGATACTCAGGGCGCAAAAGCAAAGATATTAGAGTGAAACGATTAGCGGGTTTTTTATTTAAGACAAACACCCCATCTGATTAATAACACTCTCTTTGATCTCGGTTGTGTGAATCAGCTTTTCCCCTACAATAGGCTTGCTGGCTTCTCTGATTCTATGATTTTTAAAATTAATTGAATGCCCAATCCACAATTTAGGTAGTTCGAGTAACGAGTACCGAGTGTTGAGATAGTGTTAAGTCACGAGTGGCGAGTTGAAGTGTAAATGACCCAGAACTTACCCTATGCCTACGGCACGCCAAAGGCGAACGGGTATCTCCTCCAACAGACGCGCTTTTTGTAAGTCCTAAAGGGACACGCTGAAAACCCCCAAGGGCGTACAGGCGTAAACAACTCATAAAACGCCGCTTGCTATAAGCGCTTACTTAGAGCAAGCCAGTTTCCAAGGGTGGGGGGGAAACCTCGCACTTTTATTAGCTGCGCCCTTGGGCGTAGTGGCTCGTCAAAACTCATAACTCAGAACTTCGCACTTTCCAGCGATTGGGTATTGCATCAAAAATTAACCACAGACGGTTCATTAAATTGCTTAAATTAATTGCAACCGTTCTGGATGGATCAGGCTTGTCAACGCAGTTAAGCGCCTAAGTAGCTTTGTTTCGTTTTTTGTGAGCGCAATTTTTAAGCGCAGCGCATAAGCAGGCTTGTAGCGGCCAGAGGTATAACAAACTGCCAAGTCTATTAATGCTGCCAGTTTTTGAGGACTATAATTGAATGCCAAAACAAATTATCATCGCGGAACAGCATCAAATTGCTGCAGTATTTTCTGAAGACCAAATACAAGAACTCGTAGTGGCCACAGGACATCACCAAATCGGTGATATCTACTTAGGAGTAGTGGAGAATGTACTACCTGGGATAGATGCGGCTTTTGTTAATATAGGCGATCCAGAGCGAAATGGGTTTATTCATGTCACTGACTTAGGTCCCCTACGACTCAGACGTACAGCAGCGGCGATTACAGAATTATTAACACCGCAGCAAAAAGTATTAGTGCAAGTAATGAAAGAGCCAACAGGTACTAAAGGACCAAGGCTCACCGGGAACATTACCTTGCCAGGACGCTACGTTGTACTGATGCCATACGGTCGGGGAGTCAATTTATCACGTCGGATTAGGAGTGAAAGCGAACGTAATCGTTTGCGTGCGCTAGCAATTTTAATTAAACCAGCAGGGATGGGTTTGTTAGTTCGTACCGAAGCCGAAGGCAAACCAGAAGAAGCGATTATTGAAGATTTAGAATTGCTGCAAAAGCAATGGGAAGCAATTCAGCAAGAAGGGCAATCAACGCGTCCGCCAGCGCTCTTAAATCGGGATGATGATTTCATCCAGCGCGTGCTAAGGGATATGTACGGGGCAGATGTAAACAGAATTGTGGTAGACTCCAGTACTGGCTTGAAGCGAGTGAAACAGTACTTGCAAAACTGGAGTGGTGGACAAACACCGCAAGGGGTGTTAATAGATCATCACCGTGATCGCGCACCAATTTTAGAATACTTCCGTATTAATGCTGCAATTAAAGAAGCTCTCAAACCCAGAGTAGACTTACCTTCTGGAGGCTATATCATTATCGAGCCGACAGAAGCATTAACAGTGATAGATGTCAACTCTGGTTCATTCACGCGATCGGCAACAGCTAGAGAAACTGTTTTATGGACAAACTGTGAAGCAGCCACAGAAATTGCTCGTCAGCTGCGGTTGCGAAATGTTGCAGGAGTAATTGTCGTTGATTTTATTGATATGGAATCGCGGCGTGATCAACTGCATGTTCTAGAACATTTCAACAAAGCACTCAAAGCAGACAAAGCTCGTCCCCAGATTGCCCAACTCACTGAGTTAGGTTTAGTAGAACTCACTCGCAAACGTCAAGGTCAAAATATTTACGAATTGTTTGGTACAGTTTGTTCCACCTGCGGCGGTTTAGGGCACATTGTCCATTTACCAGGAGAAACTGAAAGCCGACCCCTCGCCGCACCAACAGAATTACCAGACCGTTTTGCATCTTCCTTGCCCTATAAAGAACCACGTCTGCCAGTAACTCGACCGACTGAATCACGGGAAACCTTGGAAGGATATGGGGAACCATACGAGAGTGACAATGATTTGGCTACTTTGAA
This portion of the Brasilonema sennae CENA114 genome encodes:
- a CDS encoding Rne/Rng family ribonuclease, whose translation is MPKQIIIAEQHQIAAVFSEDQIQELVVATGHHQIGDIYLGVVENVLPGIDAAFVNIGDPERNGFIHVTDLGPLRLRRTAAAITELLTPQQKVLVQVMKEPTGTKGPRLTGNITLPGRYVVLMPYGRGVNLSRRIRSESERNRLRALAILIKPAGMGLLVRTEAEGKPEEAIIEDLELLQKQWEAIQQEGQSTRPPALLNRDDDFIQRVLRDMYGADVNRIVVDSSTGLKRVKQYLQNWSGGQTPQGVLIDHHRDRAPILEYFRINAAIKEALKPRVDLPSGGYIIIEPTEALTVIDVNSGSFTRSATARETVLWTNCEAATEIARQLRLRNVAGVIVVDFIDMESRRDQLHVLEHFNKALKADKARPQIAQLTELGLVELTRKRQGQNIYELFGTVCSTCGGLGHIVHLPGETESRPLAAPTELPDRFASSLPYKEPRLPVTRPTESRETLEGYGEPYESDNDLATLNLVNHPSYQEMTDSRKRRTRRSTRIERLNGGNGKDEPRVGTNNPLAFLNEPDLEIDDEPELPTPSEVSSPTISKPSWGSDRVIERSHKVVTKVEPIKPVVEPPEIVTVEMSSQEQDVYAQMGVSPLEKLSREVRNPKSVIINVTLPGHSPATPTESTSESPVSARVTAVVTPSLPTESIPETTSDVSGDVSGDVSGDVSGDVSDLPVMTEDESEVTSSLSDKRRRRRRSSSVETDTEN